One genomic region from Spirulina subsalsa PCC 9445 encodes:
- a CDS encoding mechanosensitive ion channel family protein has translation MLAYGKELTVKWLVIQNQNYVFAIDDPQDFSEQVLTDITPLKILYGITALLIAYLSIYLVQFFCNWLSEKVPRRFRLIIKQSIPFWKGLILLITISYLLSSFLHLSESNLIAVTGTIAVALGFAFKDYVSSIIAGVISLFEAPYRVGDRVNIEGYYGEVVGYGLRGIQIKTPDDNLVTIPHNKTWTEPISNANSGELEAQVATDFYFDHHVDVEKVMQILYQAAYSSKYTQLKLPIVVVIQEHFWGTQFKLRSYPIDARDEFVYKTDLIRRAKAAFAYEKISYPQKISLENPEKLPDC, from the coding sequence ATGCTAGCTTATGGAAAAGAATTAACCGTCAAATGGTTAGTTATACAAAATCAAAATTATGTGTTTGCTATCGACGATCCTCAAGATTTTTCAGAACAAGTTTTAACGGATATTACGCCCCTCAAAATTTTATATGGGATAACTGCCCTATTGATAGCGTATCTTAGTATCTATTTAGTTCAATTCTTCTGTAATTGGCTTTCTGAGAAAGTTCCCCGCCGCTTTAGACTAATTATTAAACAATCTATTCCTTTCTGGAAAGGATTGATTCTATTAATCACAATTTCCTATTTATTGAGTTCATTTCTTCATCTATCAGAATCCAATTTAATTGCAGTTACTGGGACAATTGCAGTTGCTTTAGGTTTCGCATTTAAAGACTATGTAAGTTCAATTATTGCTGGGGTTATTTCATTGTTTGAAGCCCCTTATCGAGTAGGGGATCGGGTTAACATTGAGGGATATTATGGAGAAGTTGTAGGTTATGGATTACGGGGAATTCAGATTAAAACTCCTGACGATAATCTGGTTACAATTCCCCATAATAAAACTTGGACAGAACCTATTTCTAATGCCAACAGTGGTGAACTTGAGGCGCAAGTGGCAACAGATTTTTACTTTGATCATCATGTGGATGTTGAAAAGGTAATGCAGATTTTATATCAAGCCGCTTATAGTAGTAAATATACTCAGCTTAAACTGCCTATTGTTGTGGTGATTCAGGAGCATTTTTGGGGAACTCAGTTTAAGTTACGTTCTTATCCTATTGATGCGCGGGATGAATTTGTTTATAAAACCGATTTAATCCGACGAGCGAAAGCCGCTTTTGCCTACGAAAAAATTTCCTATCCTCAAAAAATTTCTCTGGAAAATCCTGAAAAGTTACCTGATTGTTAG
- a CDS encoding dihydrolipoamide acetyltransferase family protein has product MIHDIFMPALSSTMTEGKIVSWVKSPGDKVEKGETVVVVESDKADMDVESFYEGYLAVVLVDAGQEAPVGAPIALLAETEAEIETAKQQAPSQSRPAAPQSAPAPVAPEPGIVAVTTASVDTTSTDTGSRNGGRIVASPRARKLAKTLKVKLSTIQGSGPHGRIVAADVEAAAGKVPTPTVAKPLAISDDSDFVMVSPPALSPTNTPGEVKAMSTLQKAVVRNMVASLTVPEFRVGYTITTDALDQLYQQIKSKGVTMTAMLAKAIAVTLQKHPIVNASYVQDGIHYASRINIAIAVAIGNGGLITPVLKNVDQMDLYSLSRTWKDLVNRARSKKLQPDEYNSGTFTISNLGMYGVDQFDAILPPGQGAIIAIGASRPQVVATEEGLMGVKRQMQVNLTCDHRIISGAEAAAFLQDLAQLLETNPQSLTL; this is encoded by the coding sequence ATGATCCACGATATTTTCATGCCTGCACTCAGTTCCACCATGACCGAAGGGAAGATTGTCTCTTGGGTCAAATCCCCCGGGGATAAGGTGGAAAAAGGGGAAACCGTGGTTGTGGTTGAGTCCGATAAAGCCGATATGGATGTTGAATCCTTCTATGAAGGATATCTCGCCGTGGTTTTGGTGGACGCAGGACAAGAAGCCCCCGTCGGCGCTCCCATTGCCTTGTTAGCGGAGACGGAAGCGGAAATTGAAACCGCCAAACAACAGGCCCCCTCTCAATCCCGTCCCGCTGCTCCCCAGAGCGCTCCGGCTCCGGTTGCTCCTGAACCGGGAATCGTTGCGGTAACGACTGCTTCGGTAGACACAACCTCAACAGATACAGGCAGTCGCAACGGCGGCCGCATTGTGGCCTCTCCTCGCGCTCGTAAGCTGGCGAAAACGCTCAAAGTGAAGTTATCCACCATTCAAGGCAGTGGCCCCCACGGTCGCATTGTGGCGGCGGATGTGGAAGCGGCTGCCGGAAAAGTCCCGACCCCAACGGTGGCGAAACCCTTAGCCATTAGTGATGACAGTGATTTTGTGATGGTGTCTCCCCCTGCTTTAAGCCCCACGAATACTCCGGGGGAAGTTAAGGCGATGAGTACCCTACAAAAGGCGGTAGTGCGGAATATGGTGGCCAGTTTGACGGTGCCAGAGTTCCGGGTGGGTTATACCATTACAACGGATGCGTTAGACCAACTGTATCAGCAAATTAAGTCGAAGGGTGTGACCATGACGGCGATGTTGGCCAAGGCGATCGCGGTCACGTTACAAAAACACCCTATCGTCAATGCTAGCTATGTACAGGACGGGATTCATTATGCCAGTCGGATTAATATTGCGATCGCCGTAGCCATCGGCAATGGGGGTTTAATTACTCCGGTCTTAAAAAATGTAGACCAAATGGACTTATATAGTCTCTCTCGGACTTGGAAAGATTTAGTCAATCGCGCCAGATCCAAGAAATTACAACCCGATGAGTACAACAGTGGCACCTTTACCATTTCTAACTTAGGGATGTATGGAGTGGATCAATTTGATGCCATTCTTCCCCCCGGTCAAGGGGCGATTATTGCCATTGGTGCATCCCGGCCTCAAGTGGTGGCCACGGAAGAGGGATTAATGGGGGTTAAACGGCAAATGCAGGTTAATCTCACTTGTGATCACCGGATTATTAGTGGGGCAGAAGCGGCCGCTTTCTTACAAGATTTAGCCCAGTTATTGGAAACCAATCCCCAATCTCTCACTTTGTAA
- a CDS encoding ATP adenylyltransferase family protein — protein sequence MFLFESGTLWTKVQTATQHALGRGALKPILTDCEVVEQENIPFVVRILSNLVRKEKAQQKQVQITKKQGKSFNPFLPHDPDLFVTDLSETHFCLLNKFNVVDHHLLIITKAFEEQENWLNLQDFIALAHCLAEFDGLGFYNGGKLAGASQPHKHLQLIPFPICQLGGTFPTEKAIASAQFKGDIGIIPAFPFQNACYPLEASLLKTPEQAAAQMLAVYYRLLRSLDFFPEHPLTPQQTKPYNCLMTRNWMWIVPRTQAEYHTIPVNSLGFAGTFFVRNEEQLQQLKTWQPLTILSQVASGS from the coding sequence GTGTTCTTGTTTGAGTCTGGGACATTGTGGACAAAAGTCCAAACAGCAACACAACACGCCCTAGGTCGGGGGGCGCTAAAGCCTATTCTGACCGATTGTGAAGTGGTGGAACAGGAAAATATTCCTTTTGTTGTGCGAATTTTATCAAATTTAGTCCGTAAGGAAAAAGCCCAGCAGAAACAAGTTCAAATAACCAAAAAACAAGGGAAATCCTTTAATCCATTTCTGCCCCATGACCCGGATTTATTTGTCACGGATCTATCAGAAACTCATTTCTGTTTACTGAATAAATTTAACGTGGTGGATCACCACCTGTTAATTATTACCAAGGCCTTTGAAGAACAGGAAAATTGGCTCAATTTACAGGATTTTATCGCTCTAGCTCACTGTTTAGCCGAGTTTGATGGGTTAGGGTTTTATAATGGGGGAAAATTGGCCGGAGCCAGTCAACCTCACAAACATTTACAACTGATTCCCTTTCCCATTTGTCAGTTGGGGGGAACCTTTCCCACAGAAAAAGCGATCGCCTCCGCCCAATTCAAGGGGGATATTGGCATCATCCCCGCCTTCCCCTTCCAGAATGCCTGTTATCCCCTAGAGGCGAGTTTATTAAAGACTCCTGAACAAGCGGCCGCCCAGATGTTAGCGGTGTATTATCGGTTGTTGCGATCGCTCGACTTCTTCCCCGAACATCCCCTCACCCCCCAACAAACCAAACCCTACAACTGTCTAATGACCCGGAATTGGATGTGGATAGTCCCCCGCACCCAAGCCGAATATCACACCATCCCCGTCAATTCCCTAGGCTTTGCCGGAACCTTCTTTGTCCGGAATGAGGAGCAACTGCAACAACTCAAAACATGGCAACCCCTCACCATTCTAAGCCAAGTAGCCAGTGGCTCTTGA
- a CDS encoding ABC transporter ATP-binding protein, which produces MLYIKNLSYHPPATPTPILSNISLELTPQQLGLVVGPSGSGKSTFLEIVSGLAERTSGEIGWGSQVLEAYELQYLAGLVFQFPERHFCGSNLLEELRLGHPELTSEQVKRALEEVGLDHLPLSTSPHDLSGGQQRRLALAVQLIRQPNILLLDEPTAGLDWSMRQQLAKLLAKLKQHWTLLVVTHDAGELFPIADQCWQIEQGQIRRV; this is translated from the coding sequence ATGCTCTATATTAAAAACCTGAGTTATCACCCCCCCGCCACCCCTACGCCCATTTTGAGTAATATTTCCCTAGAACTCACTCCTCAACAATTGGGTTTAGTCGTCGGACCTAGTGGTTCAGGAAAATCCACCTTTTTGGAAATCGTCTCAGGTTTGGCAGAACGCACCAGTGGAGAAATTGGCTGGGGAAGTCAGGTCTTAGAAGCTTACGAATTACAGTATTTAGCGGGTTTAGTGTTCCAGTTCCCAGAACGCCATTTTTGCGGCAGTAACTTACTGGAAGAATTGCGACTCGGACACCCAGAATTAACCTCAGAACAGGTCAAACGGGCGCTCGAAGAGGTCGGTTTAGACCATTTACCCCTTTCCACTTCTCCCCATGATTTAAGCGGAGGACAACAGCGCCGTCTAGCCTTGGCCGTTCAATTAATCCGTCAACCGAATATTTTGTTATTAGATGAACCAACGGCGGGTTTAGACTGGTCAATGCGTCAACAATTAGCCAAATTACTCGCGAAGTTAAAGCAACATTGGACGCTGTTGGTTGTCACCCACGACGCGGGAGAATTATTCCCCATTGCCGATCAGTGCTGGCAGATTGAACAGGGGCAAATTCGTAGGGTTTAG
- a CDS encoding Sll0314/Alr1548 family TPR repeat-containing protein translates to MNVSLTAIQRLSLTFSSAIALSLTLWGNPALAGDPFRTTNPRNISDTTEAAFEAYFKYGNYPDAAQKIEAAIAEGTNDPLALSLRAALAFQRDDLAAFKSYADQTLAAAQGLMSQDPLRGNLYTAIGHFLEGTYTFKTRGPIGAVSKLQDVLRYLQAAERVDPNDPELNIVKGYMDLLLAVNVPFVSPDKAIANLQRNAAPSYLVNRGIALAYRDLGEYDKAQGYIEKALSETPNNPEVIYLQAQILHEKGKQNNQVSVVQQSVQLFDSAIAQKDQLPAALIPQMERERRIAQEWLNENS, encoded by the coding sequence ATGAACGTTTCCTTAACAGCAATTCAACGACTCTCACTCACGTTTTCCTCTGCGATCGCCCTTAGTTTAACTCTATGGGGTAATCCGGCCTTAGCGGGGGATCCTTTCCGCACCACCAACCCCCGCAATATTTCCGACACCACTGAGGCCGCTTTTGAGGCCTATTTTAAATATGGCAACTATCCCGATGCCGCACAAAAAATTGAGGCCGCTATTGCCGAAGGAACTAATGATCCCCTTGCTTTGTCTCTGCGTGCGGCCTTAGCCTTCCAACGGGATGATCTCGCCGCCTTCAAAAGCTATGCGGATCAAACCCTGGCGGCCGCTCAAGGTTTGATGAGTCAAGATCCCTTACGGGGGAATCTCTACACGGCCATTGGTCATTTTCTCGAAGGGACTTACACTTTTAAAACTCGCGGTCCCATTGGTGCGGTATCGAAACTTCAGGATGTGTTGCGCTACCTCCAAGCGGCGGAACGAGTGGATCCCAATGATCCAGAATTAAACATTGTGAAAGGCTACATGGATCTGCTGTTGGCGGTGAATGTCCCCTTTGTGAGTCCTGATAAGGCGATCGCGAACCTCCAACGCAACGCCGCCCCCTCCTACCTCGTCAACCGGGGGATTGCCTTAGCCTACCGGGATTTGGGAGAATACGACAAAGCCCAGGGCTACATTGAAAAAGCCCTCAGCGAAACCCCCAACAACCCCGAAGTGATTTATCTACAAGCCCAGATTCTCCATGAAAAGGGCAAACAGAACAATCAAGTCAGCGTCGTGCAGCAGTCGGTCCAACTCTTTGATAGTGCGATCGCCCAAAAAGACCAACTCCCCGCCGCCCTCATTCCCCAAATGGAACGAGAACGCCGCATTGCCCAAGAATGGCTGAATGAAAACTCCTAA
- a CDS encoding CPBP family intramembrane glutamic endopeptidase codes for MKLNFSRLAQYPAPLRLGIFILTLGLVWVPFALPLHWFLRHDANLATIVTMAILFLEFLILVPFWGKKVHRLKTPFAHYGLAPTLPNSRECLTGLIIGLVLTFNLFGLMVVFGWATLHPSPQVLQAATEGIFTALGVGFAEELFFRGWFLDELERDYRPNTVLWANALIFAALHFIKPLNEMIRTFPQFPGLVLLGLNLVWSRWKYGSLGMAIGLHAGLIWGYYIINVGQLIQYTDNVSPWITGVDRNPLAGLLGLIFLGFLMLWLSDALQGSKP; via the coding sequence GTGAAACTCAATTTCTCTCGTCTTGCTCAATACCCAGCACCTCTGAGGCTGGGTATTTTTATCCTCACCCTTGGCCTAGTCTGGGTGCCCTTCGCCCTCCCCCTCCACTGGTTTTTACGCCACGATGCCAACCTAGCCACCATCGTGACAATGGCCATCCTCTTCCTAGAATTCCTCATCCTCGTTCCCTTCTGGGGAAAAAAAGTCCACCGTCTCAAAACCCCTTTTGCTCACTATGGCCTCGCCCCCACCCTCCCCAACAGCCGAGAATGCCTCACAGGTTTAATCATCGGCCTTGTGCTTACCTTTAACTTATTTGGCCTCATGGTCGTTTTTGGCTGGGCTACCTTACACCCCTCCCCCCAAGTCCTCCAAGCGGCCACAGAGGGCATTTTCACCGCGTTAGGCGTTGGATTTGCCGAGGAATTATTCTTTCGAGGTTGGTTTTTAGATGAACTAGAGCGAGATTATCGACCCAACACCGTCTTATGGGCAAATGCCCTCATTTTTGCCGCCCTCCACTTCATCAAACCCCTCAACGAAATGATTCGCACTTTCCCCCAATTTCCCGGTCTGGTTTTACTTGGTCTTAATCTCGTCTGGAGTCGTTGGAAATACGGCAGTTTAGGAATGGCAATCGGACTCCACGCGGGCTTAATTTGGGGATATTACATTATTAATGTCGGGCAGTTGATTCAATATACAGATAACGTTTCCCCTTGGATTACTGGAGTAGACCGTAATCCCTTAGCGGGTCTATTAGGATTAATTTTTCTCGGTTTCTTGATGCTTTGGTTGAGTGATGCTCTCCAAGGATCAAAACCTTAA
- a CDS encoding hybrid sensor histidine kinase/response regulator gives MSSFLLTFNTSGLLDEAGEQLELLNPGPSYDPRQREWYQIGVRAGKTIWTEIYPYLVSQELAITASRPLYDAQGQLLGIIGADLILTQIGDFLEDLEIGQTGEAFIIERSGLLVATSTDDPLFQEKEGKNERLLGVESEDLLIKKSAKFLQKKFGNFKQITAIDQLDIEIEGERLFLHILPYQDEWGLDWLIVIVVPEQDFMAQIYANTRTTILLCLAALGMASLLGIYTSRWISQSILRLIESSEAMSEGNLQQEVSGGAIAEFQTLAQVFNHMAHQLDTAFTNLEQKVAERTAELAEAKESSDAANQAKSEFLANMSHELRTPLNGILGYAQILHRAKDLNEHRQGIEVIAQAGTHLLNLINDILDLAKIEARKMELYPTDFHLSAFLVGVAEIAKIRAEHQGITLCSSFDEHLPSAIHADEKRLRQVLLNLLGNAIKFTNIGQVIFKVERVDTIINNPNFGLDSTVTLRFTIEDTGVGISPEQITQIFLPFEQVGSTAKRFEGTGLGLTICRQIVALMGSELQVQSTLGIGSRFWFTLDFPISDQWINRASQSHQGSITCYRGKTQKILIVDDKVVNRMVITDILKPLGFEIKEAKNGREGLELLEKWQADLIITDIAMPEMNGYEFVKTVRQSYSSTVPIIAASASVSLSDQSLAFKAGCNGFLEKPIDLEKLLSYIQQNLKLQWRYEQDVQPLTKEKPLVFPPDQKLQIFYQALRIGDIGGLEEAARQLVAENNDYQGFCDRLLSLSAEFDESGILKLLDQAVSVDIL, from the coding sequence TTGTCAAGTTTTTTACTAACATTCAACACTTCTGGGTTATTGGATGAAGCAGGAGAACAGCTAGAATTATTAAATCCCGGGCCAAGTTACGATCCCCGACAGCGTGAATGGTATCAAATTGGAGTTCGTGCCGGGAAAACCATTTGGACAGAAATTTATCCTTATTTAGTCAGTCAAGAATTAGCGATTACAGCGAGTCGTCCCCTTTATGATGCTCAAGGACAGTTATTAGGCATTATTGGGGCTGATTTAATCCTTACTCAAATTGGGGATTTTTTGGAAGATTTAGAAATTGGTCAGACGGGAGAGGCATTCATTATAGAACGTTCTGGTCTTTTAGTCGCCACATCTACCGATGACCCATTGTTTCAGGAAAAAGAGGGCAAAAATGAGCGTTTACTAGGGGTAGAAAGTGAGGATTTGTTAATTAAAAAAAGCGCGAAATTTTTACAGAAAAAATTCGGAAATTTTAAGCAAATTACCGCGATAGATCAATTGGATATTGAGATCGAAGGAGAGCGTCTATTTCTCCATATTCTCCCCTATCAAGACGAATGGGGACTAGATTGGCTAATTGTGATTGTTGTGCCGGAGCAGGATTTTATGGCGCAAATTTACGCCAATACTCGCACCACAATTTTACTCTGCCTCGCGGCTTTAGGCATGGCTAGCCTTTTGGGGATTTATACCTCTCGTTGGATTAGCCAGTCGATTTTACGCTTAATTGAGTCCTCAGAGGCCATGTCTGAAGGCAATTTACAGCAGGAGGTTTCCGGGGGTGCGATCGCAGAATTTCAAACCCTAGCTCAAGTATTTAACCACATGGCTCACCAACTCGATACAGCCTTTACAAATCTAGAGCAAAAAGTCGCAGAACGCACCGCAGAACTCGCAGAAGCTAAAGAAAGCTCCGACGCTGCCAATCAAGCTAAAAGCGAATTTCTCGCGAATATGAGCCACGAATTACGCACTCCCCTCAATGGCATTTTAGGCTATGCACAAATTCTCCATCGCGCTAAAGATTTAAACGAACATCGTCAAGGGATAGAAGTCATTGCTCAAGCGGGTACTCATTTACTCAATCTAATTAATGATATTTTGGATCTGGCCAAAATAGAAGCACGAAAAATGGAACTCTACCCTACAGATTTTCATTTATCTGCTTTCCTAGTGGGTGTGGCGGAAATCGCTAAAATTCGCGCTGAACATCAAGGAATTACTCTATGTTCCAGCTTTGATGAACACCTACCGAGTGCAATCCACGCCGATGAAAAACGATTACGACAAGTCTTGCTGAATTTGCTCGGGAATGCCATCAAATTTACAAATATAGGTCAAGTTATTTTTAAAGTTGAGAGGGTAGACACTATCATCAATAATCCTAATTTTGGGTTAGATTCAACAGTGACTCTGCGTTTTACCATTGAAGATACCGGAGTAGGAATAAGTCCCGAACAAATTACACAAATTTTTCTGCCCTTTGAACAAGTTGGGAGTACAGCAAAACGCTTCGAGGGAACAGGTTTAGGCTTAACAATTTGCCGTCAAATTGTGGCACTGATGGGGAGTGAGCTACAAGTCCAAAGTACATTAGGCATAGGGAGTCGGTTCTGGTTTACCCTTGATTTCCCAATCTCTGATCAATGGATAAATAGGGCTAGTCAGTCTCACCAAGGTAGCATTACTTGCTACAGAGGGAAAACGCAAAAAATCTTAATTGTTGATGACAAGGTGGTAAACCGAATGGTTATTACAGATATTTTAAAACCGTTAGGGTTTGAGATAAAAGAGGCAAAAAATGGGCGAGAAGGCTTGGAACTTTTAGAAAAATGGCAAGCTGATTTAATCATTACAGATATTGCAATGCCTGAGATGAATGGTTATGAATTTGTCAAAACTGTGCGTCAGTCTTACTCTTCAACTGTGCCAATTATTGCCGCTAGTGCGAGTGTTTCATTATCGGATCAAAGTCTAGCCTTTAAAGCAGGATGCAATGGTTTTTTAGAAAAGCCTATCGACTTGGAAAAATTACTCAGTTATATTCAACAAAATCTCAAGTTACAATGGAGGTATGAGCAAGACGTTCAACCCCTCACAAAAGAAAAGCCTCTTGTCTTTCCTCCGGATCAAAAATTGCAAATTTTCTACCAAGCTTTAAGAATTGGGGATATTGGGGGACTGGAAGAGGCAGCAAGACAACTGGTGGCAGAGAATAACGACTATCAGGGATTTTGCGATCGCCTCCTCTCCCTCAGTGCCGAGTTTGATGAGTCAGGAATCCTGAAACTACTGGATCAAGCCGTCTCCGTTGACATCCTCTGA
- a CDS encoding IS4 family transposase gives MLSNFPQIVKQCLGHLPQDDYPVLNTFKFVSIWLEFVLDQSQTSMRSLFKRLNIMGESVDISTFSKASKYRDPQIFYQLWVHLTQQFLKQNKIPSNQLQLFPLDSTIVTLTSKLLWHQEVHQVKLFAGLNLFTGIPGGLFLHFGQGHDYKYGDTTLESIPANGVGIMDRGFFSLIQIALLQKLKDRYFVLRIRNNVHLTFLDNGNCLLGQGREQIEARVVSFSDLEKKTEFRLVTNLPETGEGGVSSEEIAEFYRLRWSIELLWKFLKMHLKLDRLIPKNINGIEIQIYSCLIAYLLLNMLKIPTEFGKSLLDKLRYLQAFMCQKISYVHWFRELVPPG, from the coding sequence ATTCTATCCAACTTTCCTCAAATTGTCAAACAATGCCTCGGTCATTTGCCTCAAGATGACTATCCCGTCTTAAATACTTTTAAATTCGTTTCCATTTGGCTTGAATTTGTTCTTGACCAGAGTCAAACCAGTATGAGAAGTCTCTTCAAGAGGCTTAATATTATGGGGGAGTCTGTTGATATTTCCACCTTTTCTAAAGCCAGTAAGTATCGCGATCCTCAAATTTTTTATCAATTGTGGGTTCATCTAACACAACAGTTTCTTAAACAGAATAAGATTCCATCCAATCAGCTACAACTTTTTCCCTTAGATTCAACCATTGTCACTCTCACCAGTAAGTTACTCTGGCATCAAGAAGTTCACCAAGTCAAGCTTTTTGCGGGTCTAAATCTCTTCACCGGAATTCCAGGCGGACTCTTCCTTCATTTTGGTCAAGGTCATGACTATAAATATGGCGATACAACCCTAGAATCAATTCCAGCTAATGGCGTTGGAATAATGGATAGAGGCTTTTTTAGCCTAATTCAAATTGCCCTGTTACAAAAGTTGAAGGATCGCTACTTCGTTCTGAGAATTAGGAACAATGTTCACTTAACTTTCCTAGATAATGGCAATTGTTTACTAGGCCAAGGTCGCGAACAAATTGAAGCTAGAGTCGTAAGTTTTAGCGACTTAGAGAAAAAGACTGAGTTTCGATTAGTAACGAACTTACCCGAGACGGGAGAAGGAGGAGTTAGCTCAGAAGAAATTGCCGAGTTTTATCGTTTGCGTTGGTCAATTGAGTTGCTTTGGAAATTTTTAAAGATGCACCTCAAATTAGATCGCCTCATCCCTAAAAATATCAACGGAATTGAAATCCAGATTTATAGTTGTCTGATTGCCTATTTACTTCTAAATATGCTCAAGATACCGACAGAGTTCGGTAAATCTTTATTGGATAAATTGCGATATTTACAGGCGTTTATGTGTCAAAAAATTAGCTATGTACACTGGTTTAGAGAGCTAGTGCCACCTGGTTAA
- a CDS encoding hybrid sensor histidine kinase/response regulator has protein sequence MFEGIESSTILVVEDNPTNIKVVFNLLRDVGLRVLIAKDGESALKKLEDVLPDLILLDVMMPGISGFETCRLIKDNPSTQGIPVIFMTALADTENKMKGFELGAVDYITKPFQQNEVLARVNLHLKLCKLTQELEEKNRELLDLNLCLEEKVEQKTFEIKSMQSQLVLHEKMSCLGQLIAGIAHEIKNPIGFIEGNLKPAYDYAENLINLVKLYQTYYPQPVSEIRERLVDMEFDYVAEDFPQLLQSLEEGTKRVTYISQAMGKFCRSDQRLPEMFDIHEGLDSTLLILKHRLQGNEQRSAIQVIKDYDKLPLITCFPGQLNQVFMNVLANAIDALDEVYQQGERSGGDNQGNCIIIQTRYVEADRQVWITIQDNGVGISPAIQKQIFDYLFTTKKVGKGTGLGLSITREVMEHHQGKIEVESIPNHGTTFRLKLPIEVSFYPDHSVEVS, from the coding sequence ATGTTTGAAGGAATAGAATCCAGTACTATTCTGGTAGTTGAAGATAACCCAACAAATATTAAGGTTGTGTTCAATTTACTGAGAGATGTAGGGTTGCGGGTTTTAATTGCTAAAGATGGAGAAAGCGCACTGAAGAAACTGGAAGATGTACTACCAGACTTAATTTTACTAGATGTCATGATGCCGGGGATTAGTGGGTTTGAAACTTGTCGTTTGATTAAAGATAACCCTTCCACACAAGGCATCCCAGTTATTTTTATGACAGCCTTAGCAGATACAGAAAATAAAATGAAAGGCTTTGAATTGGGGGCTGTAGATTATATCACTAAACCGTTTCAGCAAAATGAAGTTTTAGCTCGGGTTAATCTTCATCTTAAACTGTGTAAACTTACTCAAGAATTGGAAGAAAAAAATCGAGAGTTGCTAGACCTTAACTTGTGCCTAGAGGAAAAAGTAGAACAAAAAACATTTGAGATTAAATCCATGCAGTCCCAGTTAGTTTTACACGAAAAGATGTCATGTTTGGGACAGTTAATTGCGGGGATTGCTCATGAAATAAAGAATCCCATTGGTTTTATTGAAGGCAACCTTAAACCTGCCTATGATTATGCTGAAAATTTGATTAATCTAGTCAAGTTATATCAGACCTATTATCCTCAACCTGTTTCCGAAATCCGAGAAAGATTAGTAGATATGGAGTTTGACTATGTGGCGGAAGATTTTCCCCAGCTTTTGCAGTCTCTAGAAGAAGGCACAAAACGAGTGACTTATATTAGTCAAGCCATGGGGAAATTTTGCCGTTCTGATCAGAGGTTGCCGGAAATGTTTGACATTCATGAAGGTCTAGATAGTACGCTGTTAATTCTTAAGCATCGTCTACAGGGGAATGAACAACGATCCGCTATTCAGGTGATTAAAGATTATGATAAATTGCCTCTGATCACCTGTTTTCCGGGTCAATTAAATCAGGTGTTTATGAATGTGTTAGCGAATGCCATTGATGCTTTAGATGAAGTTTATCAGCAAGGGGAACGGTCTGGAGGGGACAATCAGGGGAATTGTATTATTATCCAGACCCGTTATGTTGAGGCAGATCGGCAAGTTTGGATTACGATTCAGGATAATGGGGTGGGAATTTCTCCCGCGATTCAAAAGCAGATTTTTGATTATCTGTTCACGACTAAAAAAGTTGGCAAAGGAACGGGGTTGGGCTTAAGTATTACTCGTGAAGTCATGGAACACCATCAAGGAAAAATTGAGGTTGAATCTATTCCTAATCACGGAACAACCTTCCGTTTAAAATTGCCAATTGAGGTTTCTTTTTACCCGGATCATTCTGTTGAAGTGAGTTGA